Proteins from a single region of Panulirus ornatus isolate Po-2019 chromosome 64, ASM3632096v1, whole genome shotgun sequence:
- the lilli gene encoding uncharacterized protein lilli isoform X6 encodes MRMYQGPLPAPGGLPLAASASRRSSRASRHLSTTRAHHRPTPSLPRSHHHHHHHHRHHHHHYHRTGHGHSHQHHHRSATDPAGKLPEIARSKQPKTLEGNHVNNELVLSEDTDDEERDSIAANSRPLSSAAQFGTPANHLQSSIGAPSNSIAPLSPISPKTSEESSTSDDTSDDSDVSSNNTSDDEQPECSPKPQEDKSNAWKLDNFITQRKTNSPLLQGTAAVGPVPGPRPEDKPPMEVTPSAPPSREKRDRRASKASSASNSSCRVARPALELKSRAKTKGGHYDDSSDEEEPHPRPTPRVSAELRQTPKHGRDHDTRVRPLKSKISSSHLQYSDSESDAELVCPRKSGSNQPSSGSSSSGKGVPKVLDKSPKTVTQISRESTRKPPRKKSDSSKKDSHLGAKSENGKSKRETKLLEFSPTDIDNDYDSDSVIDVVTTSPEKMPSRVTPTSQCTPSRTPKESLKLAPSPVKSVQASPHVSPMTSVSVSSKNSVKRSNIGGLTEAISSESLMSKSDDEMHSPSGRCQSVSQKLDVARDKGALVNRAFSTSVKKDKGGRDRERDPPETKNKKGKSLSDTRKVSGNKDTSEKSKRDRSRGISESNSLDNKLEGRPCASSLVSKVCKSPLVSAEPKVPIPLVQYENGVPKLTCTIPLSFINKVPKSSVNGALYISKTEVKEEQDKKKVLDNRTKEGKGKRKTCDPNTKAPEDVSKRKIITSIFGVKRQDHESDEDKVKKEIKKDPVDSDDEDCKRIGVKPSITVKDREPEEVSDRPGSVRQRNISPSPISPVSSDISSSRQHRKKKKDRQAEKSPSSRDRKRPRSNSERLPPEYTSLSAVGSNSCDDCDLHRSQRDGSVESEQCTSRKRAHERDSSLESIRSSSQNNSECGEKRSKKPKVSKSKDTPEALMSSPSIRSASQRTADDSQHAWTQEKEDSWQLKYPQRPQHSQQSSQDKGDESGTTPSADRSGYASRPASEHESRVGSASYRSSGDQAKGSDCGGTDSSVSVAQMDNGAPMVAPLTQRQSASSTTPLTSSATSSLASARPPSEQSLLHGPYANSQERLYASYFERRLPEINRDYMGYLNMAKELKHTADGETDRSMQAMKYLEAALYFILSGKAMESDHDTSASLTMYKDTLNFIKWVSSVFRRENHEGSINTKLAVISLRCQSLLSLEIYKMRRNEHKETQRQLNRYFQNYNKTGGMETAGSNGQQWGSQRATGSPSHLSQTPSPAGSVGSEGSQSSGYTTSTEGTRSKGGIAPLPVGHTPPHPQPPQGAHTTVPVVPVPVNIHTLIMKQNQLSSHLASAHDMWIEADHYVFKNGMQDFFVELDRHVSPLTLHSSLYELVYYVQYGLHRLKD; translated from the exons gAAAACTTCCAGAAATCGCCCGTTCAAAGCAGCCAAAAACACT AGAGGGAAACCACGTCAACAACGAACTTGTTCTTTCTGAGGACACTGACGACGAG gaAAGGGATAGCATTGCTGCAAACAGCAGACCACTGTCTTCTGCAGCTCAGTTTGGCACACCTGCCAATCACTTACAATCTTCAATAGGGGCTCCTTCGAACTCCATTGCTCCACTGTCTCCAATTTCACCAAAGACTTCAGAGGAATCTTCCACCTCTGATGATACCAGTGATGATTCAGATGTGTCTTCCAATAATACATCTGATGATGAGCAGCCAGAATGCTCACCCAAG CCTCAAGAGGACAAGTCCAATGCTTGGAAGCTGGATAACTTCATCACCCAAAGAAAGACAAACTCACCCTTATTGCAGGGG ACTGCTGCAGTGGGGCCTGTACCTGGTCCTCGGCCAGAGGACAAACCCCCCATGGAAGTTACACCATCTGCCCCACCATCTAGAGAAAAGCGGGATCGTCGAGCTAGCAAGGCATCTTCAGCGTCTAACTCCTCCTGTCGTGTTGCCCGACCGGCTCTAGAACTGAAAAGTCGTGCCAAAACAAAGGGCGGGCACTATGATGACTCCTCAGATGAAGAGGAACCTCACCCTAGGCCTACTCCTCGGGTTTCTGCTGAGTTGCGACAGACGCCAAAACATGGCAGAGACCACGACACCAGGGTTCGGCCATTAAAGTCTAAGATATCAAGTAGTCATCTACAGTACTCAGACAGTGAGTCAGATGCTGAACTTGTCTGTCCTAGAAAGAGTGGTTCAAACCAGCCTTCAAGTGGTTCTAGTAGTTCTGGAAAAGGAGTACCAAAAGTGTTGGACAAGTCTCCCAAGACTGTTACCCAAATTTCTCGGGAGTCAACTAGAAAACCTCCAAGAAAGAAATCTGATTCCTCAAAGAAAGATAGTCATTTAGGTGCCAAATCTGAGAACGGAAAATCAAAGCGTGAAACAAAGTTATTGGAGTTTTCACCCACAGACATTGACAATGATTATGATAGTGACAGTGTTATTGATGTAGTGACAACGTCCCCTGAAAAGATGCCATCCAGGGTTACACCAACCTCACAGTGCACCCCTTCAAGGACACCTAAAGAGTCTTTAAAATTAGCTCCCAGTCCTGTAAAGTCAGTCCAGGCAAGTCCCCATGTATCTCCTATGACTTCTGTTAGTGTTTCTAGTAAAAACAGTGTAAAAAGATCCAACATTGGAGGACTCACTGAGGCCATTAGTTCTGAATCATTAATGAGCAAAAGTGATGATGAAATGCACTCTCCCTCTGGTCGGTGCCAGAGTGTCTCTCAAAAGTTAGACGTTGCCAGAGATAAGGGAGCACTTGTAAATAGGGCATTTAGCACATCAGTCAAGAAAGACAAAGGGGGAAGGGATAGGGAAAGGGACCCACCAGAAACAAAGAATAAGAAAGGGAAAAGTTTAAGTGATACAAGAAAAGTTAGTGGTAATAAAGACACAAGTGAGAAAAGTAAGAGAGATAGAAGTAGAGGAATCAGTGAATCGAATTCATTGGACAACAAATTAGAGGGGAGACCTTGTGCCTCTTCCTTAGTGAGTAAGGTGTGTAAATCTCCCTTAGTTAGTGCGGAACCGAAAGTGCCCATACCTTTGGTACAATATGAAAATGGCGTTCCAAAGCTCACTTGTACAATACCCCTTAGCTTTATTAACAAAGTGCCCAAATCTAGTGTAAATGGTGCATTGTATATAAGTAAAACTGAAGTGAAGGAAgaacaagataaaaagaaagtcCTTGATAATAGAACTAAAGAAGGTAAAGGCAAAAGAAAAACATGTGATCCAAATACAAAAGCACCTGAAGATGTGTCAAAACGAAAAATAATTACGTCCATATTTGGTGTTAAGAGACAAGATCATGAAAGTGATGAGGACAAAGTGAAGAAGGAAATTAAGAAAGACcctgttgatagtgatgatgaagactgTAAAAGAATCGGAGTTAAGCCATCTATCACTGTTAAAGA CAGGGAGCCTGAAGAAGTGTCAGATCGACCAGGAAGTGTAAGACAACGTAACATTTCTCCTAGCCCCATATCACCCGTTTCGTCTGACATCTCAAGTTCCAGGCaacacaggaagaagaagaaagacagacaggcagaaaaGTCGCCTTCTTCCCGTGATAGAAAAAGGCCAAGA AGTAACAGTGAGCGTCTTCCTCCGGAATACACAAGTTTATCTGCAGTGGGGAGTAACTCATGTGATGACTGCGACCTACACAGAAGTCAAAGAGATGGGAGTGTGGAGAGTGAGCAGTGTACTTCACGAAAACGGGCACATGAACGGGATAGCAG TCTGGAAAGCATCAGAAGCAGTTCCCAAAACAACAGTGAGTGTGGAGAAAAACGCAGCAAAAAACCAAAGGTATCTAAGAGCAAGGATACTCCTGAAGCTCTTATGAGTAGTCCCAGCATAAGGTCAGCTAGTCAACGCACAGCTGATGACAGTCAGCATGCCTGGACGCAGGAGAAAGAAGATTCCTGGCAACTCAAATATCCTCAAAGACCCCAGCATTCTCAACAATCTAGTCAG GATAAAGGTGATGAGAGTGGAACAACTCCTAGTGCTGACAGGAGTGGTTATGCTTCAAGGCCAGCATCAGAGCATGAATCCAGAGTCGGCAGTGCATCTTACAGATCATCTGGGGACCAGGCTAAGGGCTCTGACTGTGGAGGAACAGATTCCTCAGTGTCAGTGGCACAGATGGATAATGGTGCTCCAATGGTTGCACCATTAACCCAAAGACAATCTGCCTCAAGTACCACTCCTCTTACTAGTTCTGCTACCTCCTCCCTCGCTAGTGCGAGACCACCCTCAGAACA ATCATTACTGCATGGACCCTATGCAAATTCACAAGAGAGACTGTATGCTTCATATTTTGAAAGGAGATTACCAGAGATTAATAG GGATTACATGGGTTATCTGAATATGGCCAAAGAGCTGAAGCACACTGCTGATGGGGAGACAGATCGTTCCATGCAAGCTATGAAGTACCTGGAGGCAGCACTCTACTTTATACTCAGTGGGAAGGCAATGGAGAGTGACCATGATACATCAGCATCACTTACTATGTACAAGGACACTCTAAATTTTATCAA ATGGGTATCATCAGTATTTAGAAGAGAAAATCATGAAGGATCCATAAATACAAAATTAGCCGTTATTAG TTTACGTTGTCAAAGTTTATTGTCGCTGGAGATCTACAAAATGCGACGAAATGAGCACAAGGAAACCCAGAGGCAGCTGAACAGATATTTCCAG AATTACAATAAGACGGGAGGTATGGAAACAGCTGGCAGTAATGGTCAACAGTGGGGAAGTCAACGAGCCActggctctccctcccacctATCCCAGACCCCTTCACCTGCTGGATCTGTGGGCTCAGAAGGCTCTCAGTCTTCAGGCTACACCACAAGCACAGAGGGCACCCGCTCTAAGGGAGGCATTGCTCCCCTTCCAGTTGGCCACacaccccctcatccacaaccacCTCAGGGGGCACATACCACAGTACCTGTAGTCCCTGTGCCTGTTAACATCCACACCCTTATTATGAAGCAGAACCAGCTCTCTAGCCACCTTGCCTCAGCCCATGATATGTGGATAGAAGCTGATCACTATGTCTTTAAAAATGGCATGCAAG ATTTTTTCGTAGAGTTGGATCGTCATGTTAGTCCATTGACCCTCCACTCTTCCTTGTATGAGCTTGTGTACTATGTGCAGTATGGCCTCCACCGCCTTAAGGACTAG